GTAATCGGACGTAAGAACTGGCTGCATGCCGACACACCTCGTGGTGCTCATGCATCGGCGACTTTTTACAGTCTGATTGAATCGGCTAAATCGGCCTCCCTTGAGCCGTATTGGTACATTCGTTACGTACTTCAAAAATTGCCGAAAATTGAATCATCAGAGAGCTCATGGGAGGATCTGCTTCCAGAAAAATTAACCCCGGAGATGTTACTCACCTCTTCTTTTTAAGGGGTGGGGTTTATGGAGCGGTTACCTCATATTCACTAAAACTGATCATCTCTGAGCTGCCGTCCGGCTTCCGCTCGGTGATCCATATCTCATCTCTTCTGAAGATTGATTGATTCATCAAGAGTAGATCGTGAGTCGTAAAGAGCAGCTGTTTCCTGTTAGTTTCAGTACAGCTGGAAAGGAAT
This DNA window, taken from Sediminispirochaeta bajacaliforniensis DSM 16054, encodes the following:
- a CDS encoding transposase domain-containing protein, producing VIGRKNWLHADTPRGAHASATFYSLIESAKSASLEPYWYIRYVLQKLPKIESSESSWEDLLPEKLTPEMLLTSSF